Proteins encoded within one genomic window of Macrotis lagotis isolate mMagLag1 chromosome 3, bilby.v1.9.chrom.fasta, whole genome shotgun sequence:
- the LOC141517027 gene encoding olfactory receptor 4C15-like, whose protein sequence is MENQSQVTEFIFLGLTQNPAAQKILFIVFLLLYLATVVGNLFIVVVISSSPSLFASPMYFFLVILSFLDACFSSVIVPKVIVDSLYEKKIISFEGCMTQVFAEHFFAAAEMIVLTVMAYDRYVAICKPLHYVTIMSRKLCFFLTGLAWAGGFLHSVIQMSFILPLPFCGPNVINHFMCDLNPLLELACTNTHNLGFMVITNSGLICTLIFSLLLISYGIILYTLRTYSTEARRKALSTCTSHITVVVMLFVPCIFEYARPPITFSFDKMVEILYTILTSFLNPFIYTFRNMEVKNAMRQFCVTKPFFIKK, encoded by the coding sequence atggaaaatcaAAGCCAAGTGACTGAGTTTATTTTCTTGGGACTTACACAAAATCCAGCTGCTCAGAAAATCctattcattgtttttttgttgttatacCTTGCCACTGTTGTGGGAAACCTATTTATTGTGGTAGTCATTAGTAGCAGCCCTTCACTCTTTGCTTCCCCCATGTACTTCTTCCTGGTCATTCTGTCTTTCTTGGATGCATGTTTCTCATCAGTCATTGTTCCCAAAGTCATAGTAGACTCTTTATATGAGAAGAAAATAATCTCCTTTGAAGGTTGCATGACTCAGGTTTTTGCAGAACATTTTTTTGCTGCTGCTGAGATGATTGTCCTCACAGTCATGGCTTATGACCGGTACGTGGCCATCTGCAAACCCTTGCACTATGTGACTATTATGAGCAGAAAACTATGCTTTTTTCTTACAGGACTGGCCTGGGCAGGAGGATTCCTGCACTCTGTGATCCAAATGTCCTTCATCTTACCATTACCATTCTGTGGTCCCAATGTAATCAATCACTTCATGTGTGACTTGAACCCTTTGCTGGAACTGGCATGTACCAATACACATAACCTTGGTTTCATGGTAATAACTAATAGTGGGCTGATttgtactttaattttttccctattacTTATTTCTTATGGCATCATCCTGTACACCTTGAGGACATACAGCACAGAAGCACGAAGGAAAGCCCTCTCCACTTGTACCTCCCATATCACAGTTGTGGTTATGTTATTTGTCCCATGCATATTTGAGTATGCGAGGCCTCCCATCACTTTCTCCTTTGATAAAATGGTAGAAATACTTTATACTATTTTGACATCCTTTTTAAACCCCTTCATCTATACTTTTAGGAATATGGAGGTAAAAAATGCCATGAGACAATTTTGTGTTACTAAgccattttttataaaaaaataa